In one Mustela lutreola isolate mMusLut2 chromosome 8, mMusLut2.pri, whole genome shotgun sequence genomic region, the following are encoded:
- the LOC131839414 gene encoding apolipoprotein L3-like: MTSGAGGPSPESDSLLEEAIETFLNTVKREELDTLLSDQESWERFVAEATLSREEAEALREVLNELQRTMDMEADEQEARESFLHQFPELKLKLEERIRKLHELADEVDRVHRDCTIANVVANSTGVVSGLLSILGLGLAPVTAGASLALLATGMGLGVAATVTQVSTSLVEDSSESSAKAQASHLTSTDFDKGEVIAKVLHDRIPQIYSLTGTCFRALQNIANNVRAINLAKVKPRLVVNARRLMTSQRISVRGGRQVQKAFGGTALAMTKGARIMGAVTAGLSLAMDVVNLVKDSEHLQKGAKTESAEDIRQQARELESKLKKLSEIYEILKEGPTP; the protein is encoded by the exons ATGACCTCAGGAGCCGGTGGGCCCAGCCCAG aGAGTGACAGCCTTCTCGAGGAGGCCATTGAGACTTTCCTGAACACAGTGAAGCGTGAGGAACTAGACACCCTGCTGAGTGACCAGGAATCCTGGGAGAGATTTGTGGCTGAGGCCACTTTGTCCAG ggaggaggcagaagcCCTACGTGAAGTTCTGAACGAGCTGCAAAGAACCATGGATATGGAGGCCGACGAGCAGGAGGCTAGGGAGAGTTTTCTGCATCAGTTTCCCGAGTTGAAACTCAAGCTTGAGGAGCGCATAAGAAAGCTCCACGAGCTCGCAGATGAGGTGGACAGGGTACACCGGGACTGCACCATTGCCAACGTAGTAGCCAACTCCACTGGTGTTGTGTCTGGCCTCCTGAGCATCCTTGGtctgggtctggctcctgtgacaGCAGGGGCCAGTCTGGCACTCTTGGCCACTGGAATGGGGCTGGGAGTAGCAGCCACTGTGACCCAGGTGTCTACCAGCCTCGTGGAAGACTCAAGTGAGTCGTCCGCAAAAGCCCAAGCCAGTCACCTGACATCAACTGATTTTGACAAAGGGGAGGTCATTGCAAAGGTTCTGCATGACCGTATACCCCAGATTTATTCCTTAACAGGTACATGTTTTAGAGCCCTGCAAAACATTGCAAACAATGTTCGTGCCATCAACCTAGCCAAAGTCAAACCTCGCCTTGTAGTCAATGCCAGGCGCCTTATGACATCTCAGAGAATCTCAGTTCGAGGTGGCCGGCAGGTGCAGAAAGCTTTTGGAGGCACTGCTCTGGCAATGACCAAAGGAGCCCGGATCATGGGTGCGGTCACTGCCGGTCTCTCCCTTGCAATGGATGTGGTCAACCTCGTGAAAGACTCAGAGCACTTGCAAAAGGGCGCAAAGACAGAGTCAGCTGAAGACATAAGGCAGCAGGCCCGGGAGCTGGAGAGCAAGCTGAAGAAGCTCAGCGAGATCTATGAAATTCTGAAGGAGGGCCCAACTCCGTGA